A single region of the Moorena sp. SIOASIH genome encodes:
- a CDS encoding DUF4278 domain-containing protein, which produces MKLTYRGITYENDPVNLEMKSEKIVGKYRAVRWRQPKLNGVLLPEAIGKLKYRGAYYLHVVWGKPIDFTKQRYGAKHPCSK; this is translated from the coding sequence ATGAAATTAACTTACCGTGGTATTACCTATGAAAATGATCCGGTAAATTTGGAGATGAAATCCGAAAAAATTGTTGGTAAGTATCGTGCTGTCCGTTGGCGACAGCCAAAGCTCAACGGTGTGCTTTTGCCGGAAGCTATCGGTAAATTAAAGTATCGTGGGGCATATTATCTCCACGTTGTTTGGGGTAAACCGATTGATTTTACTAAGCAACGTTACGGAGCAAAGCATCCTTGTTCTAAATAG